Proteins encoded within one genomic window of Vidua macroura isolate BioBank_ID:100142 chromosome 2, ASM2450914v1, whole genome shotgun sequence:
- the IL18BP gene encoding interleukin-18-binding protein — protein MFPLIREGGCACAWGALGTLAALLPFTPPPAAGDSVTVSCEALSELPELTLLYWLENGFFVKSLHPDGAVREGTVQEELQGSGMALHRDLHFSSFDNQHLHTNFTCMVLSPFGVDTREVRWLSQALAPVTGKSGGLG, from the exons ATGTTCCCCTTAATTAGGGAGgggggctgtgcctgtgcttggggggcactggggacgcttgcagccctcctgcccttcACACCCCCTCCGGCTGCAGGTGACAGTGTGACTGTGTCATGTGAAGCATTGAGTGAGCTTCCAGAGTTGACGCTGCTCTACTGGCTGGAGAATGGCTTCTTTGTGAAGAGCCTGCACCCAGATGGGGCTGTGCGTGAGGGGACAGTGCA agaggagctgcagggctcgGGGATGGCCCTGCACCGTGACCTGCACTTCAGCTCCTTCGACAACCAGCACCTGCACACCAACTTCACCTGCATGGTGCTCAGTCCCTTCGGTGTCGACACCAGGGAGGTGCGATGGCTGTCCCAAGCACTGGCCCCTGTCACTGGGAAGAGTGGAGGCCTGGGCTGA
- the XNDC1N gene encoding LOW QUALITY PROTEIN: protein XNDC1N (The sequence of the model RefSeq protein was modified relative to this genomic sequence to represent the inferred CDS: substituted 1 base at 1 genomic stop codon), which produces MAPVKISYVVSFSSQVPGGFLWGAGCGGDPSELLGSLKRWVRARQGAVQPLLVKLKSNDSCHSYSKWDVVPVGYQRILCFFSCPEQAGGEGLVYDAVSLLCVQDPKDPTENLLSEDSIQPWLGCPKDNSRQLSVELXLERASPIGYVDINTSLCTFLQFEVGCCSWPCDQPYLTLVPTVTLMTPADSKLDQNHCGVQMF; this is translated from the exons ATGGCTCCAGTTAAAATCAGCTATGTGGTGTCCTTCTCCTCCCAGGTGCCTGGGGGTTTCCTCTGGGGGGCTGGGTGTGGAGGTGAtccctctgagctgctggggtCTCTGAAGAGGTGGGTCAGGGCACGACAGGGTGCAGTACAACCTCTCCTTGTTAAGCTGAAGAGCAATGATTCATGTCATTCTTACTCTAAGTGGGATGTTGTTCCTGTAGGTTACCAgagaattctgtgcttcttctcATGTCCAGAACAAGCTGGAGGGGAGGGGTTGGTATATgatgctgtgtccctgctgtgtgtgcaggacCCCAAGGACCCGACAGAAAACCTGCTGAGTGAGGATAGCATACAGCCCTGGCTTGGTTGCCCCAAGGATAACAGTAGGCAGCTGAGTGTGGAGCTGTGACTAGAGAGAGCCAGTCCCATTGGCTACGTTGACATTAATACTTCCCT CTGCACGTTTCTGCAGTTTGAGGTGGGATGCTGCTCATGGCCCTGTGACCAGCCCTATCTCACCTTGGTGCCCACTGTCACACTGATGACACCAGCTGACTCGAAGCTGGACCAGAATCACTGTGGGGTTCAGATGTTTTAG
- the RNF121 gene encoding RING finger protein 121 isoform X7, whose amino-acid sequence MAAVLEVEVGGPVEREAEEIDLSHLSPEERWRVEHVRMHAKHRGHEAMHAEMVLILIATLVVAQLLLVQWKQRHPRSYNMVTLFQMWVVPLYFTIKLNWWRFLVIWVLFSAVTAFVTFRATRKPLVQTTPRLVYKWFLLIYKISYATGIVGYMAVMFTLFGLNLLFRIKPEDAMDFGISLLFYGLYYGVLERDFAEMCADYMASTIGFYSASGMPTKHLSDSVCAVCGQQIFVDVNEEGIIENTYRLSCNHVFHEFCIRGWCIVGKKQTCPYCKEKVDLKRMFSNPFCPAGRGRTSCTGSCWTGCATWWPGSR is encoded by the exons ATGGCggctgtgctggaggtggaGGTTGGCGGCCCCGTTGAGCGTGAGGCAGAGGAG aTCGATCTTTCCCACTTGTCCCCAGAGGAGAGATGGAG GGTGGAGCATGTACGGATGCATGCCAAGCACCGTGGGCACGAGGCGATGCATGCCGAAATGGTCCTCATCCTCATTGCCACACTTGTggtggcacagctcctgctggttCAGTGGAAGCAGCGGCACCCTCGCTCCTACAAC ATGGTGACCCTCTTCCAGATGTGGGTAGTGCCTCTGTATTTCACTATCAAGCTGAACTGGTGGCGGTTCCTGGTGATCTGGGTGCTCTTCTCAGCAGTCACAGCTTTTGTCACCTTCCGGGCAACTCGAAAGCCTCTGGTACAGACAACACCCAG ACTGGTTTATAAATGGTTTTTACTAATATACAAGATCAGCTATGCTACTGGGATCGTGGGGTACATGGCTGTCATGTTTACGCTTTTTGGACTTAACCTATTATTCAG AATCAAACCAGAAGATGCAATGGACTTTGGCATCTCCCTCCTCTTCTACGGTCTTTACTACGGAGTGCTGGAACGGGACTTTGCTGAGATGTGTGCGGATTACATGGCCTCAACCATCGGG TTTTACAGTGCCTCAGGGATGCCCACCAAGCACCTCTCTGACAGCGTCTGTGCCGTCTGTGGCCAGCAGATCTTCGTGGATGTCAATGAGGAAGGGATTATCGAGAACACCTACCGCCTCTCCTGCAACCACGT GTTTCATGAGTTCTGCATCCGGGGCTGGTGCATTGTTGGGAAGAAGCAGACGTGTCCATACTGCAAAGAGAAGGTGGATCTCAAGAGGATGTTCAGTAA TCCTTTctgcccagctgggagaggCCGCACGTCATGTACGGGCAGCTGTTGGACTGGCTGCGCTACTTGGTGGCCTGGCAGCCGGTGA
- the RNF121 gene encoding RING finger protein 121 isoform X1: protein MRPKWRVWEPFHSYPLLIGRRGSAASSDWPKIDLSHLSPEERWRVEHVRMHAKHRGHEAMHAEMVLILIATLVVAQLLLVQWKQRHPRSYNMVTLFQMWVVPLYFTIKLNWWRFLVIWVLFSAVTAFVTFRATRKPLVQTTPRLVYKWFLLIYKISYATGIVGYMAVMFTLFGLNLLFRIKPEDAMDFGISLLFYGLYYGVLERDFAEMCADYMASTIGFYSASGMPTKHLSDSVCAVCGQQIFVDVNEEGIIENTYRLSCNHVFHEFCIRGWCIVGKKQTCPYCKEKVDLKRMFSNPWERPHVMYGQLLDWLRYLVAWQPVIIGLVQGINYILGLECRRHRAQGAGSAGDKACSGASGHGGTGPIDTHQRPEPLGSPAWILLLWGGLAACCTGAMALQLPSITILRMLAELPRPGQRNPGRLDVL from the exons ATGCGCCCAAAGTGGCGTGTCTGGGAGCCGTTCCACTCCTACCCTCTTCTGATTGGCCGCCGGGGCAGCGCCGCGTCCAGTGATTGGCCCAAG aTCGATCTTTCCCACTTGTCCCCAGAGGAGAGATGGAG GGTGGAGCATGTACGGATGCATGCCAAGCACCGTGGGCACGAGGCGATGCATGCCGAAATGGTCCTCATCCTCATTGCCACACTTGTggtggcacagctcctgctggttCAGTGGAAGCAGCGGCACCCTCGCTCCTACAAC ATGGTGACCCTCTTCCAGATGTGGGTAGTGCCTCTGTATTTCACTATCAAGCTGAACTGGTGGCGGTTCCTGGTGATCTGGGTGCTCTTCTCAGCAGTCACAGCTTTTGTCACCTTCCGGGCAACTCGAAAGCCTCTGGTACAGACAACACCCAG ACTGGTTTATAAATGGTTTTTACTAATATACAAGATCAGCTATGCTACTGGGATCGTGGGGTACATGGCTGTCATGTTTACGCTTTTTGGACTTAACCTATTATTCAG AATCAAACCAGAAGATGCAATGGACTTTGGCATCTCCCTCCTCTTCTACGGTCTTTACTACGGAGTGCTGGAACGGGACTTTGCTGAGATGTGTGCGGATTACATGGCCTCAACCATCGGG TTTTACAGTGCCTCAGGGATGCCCACCAAGCACCTCTCTGACAGCGTCTGTGCCGTCTGTGGCCAGCAGATCTTCGTGGATGTCAATGAGGAAGGGATTATCGAGAACACCTACCGCCTCTCCTGCAACCACGT GTTTCATGAGTTCTGCATCCGGGGCTGGTGCATTGTTGGGAAGAAGCAGACGTGTCCATACTGCAAAGAGAAGGTGGATCTCAAGAGGATGTTCAGTAATCC ctgggagaggCCGCACGTCATGTACGGGCAGCTGTTGGACTGGCTGCGCTACTTGGTGGCCTGGCAGCCGGTGATCATCGGACTGGTCCAGGGAATCAACTACATCCTCGGGCTGGA ATGCAGGCgacacagagcacagggagcagggagtgctggggacaaggcatgtTCAGGGGCCTCGGGACATGGCGGCACAGGACCCATCGACACACATCAGCGTCCAG AGCCCCTGGGAAGCCCTGCCTGGatcctcctgctctgggggGGCCTGGCTGCTTGCTGCACAG gTGCCATGGCCTTGCAGCTGCCCAGCATCACCATCCTGCGGATGCTAGCAGAGCTTCCTCGCCCAG GGCAAAGGAACCCAGGAAGGCTGGATGTGCTGTAA
- the RNF121 gene encoding RING finger protein 121 isoform X6 has protein sequence MRPKWRVWEPFHSYPLLIGRRGSAASSDWPKIDLSHLSPEERWRVEHVRMHAKHRGHEAMHAEMVLILIATLVVAQLLLVQWKQRHPRSYNMVTLFQMWVVPLYFTIKLNWWRFLVIWVLFSAVTAFVTFRATRKPLVQTTPRLVYKWFLLIYKISYATGIVGYMAVMFTLFGLNLLFRIKPEDAMDFGISLLFYGLYYGVLERDFAEMCADYMASTIGFPLTCHSPGFMSSASGAGALLGRSRRVHTAKRRWISRGCSVIPGRGRTSCTGSCWTGCATWWPGSR, from the exons ATGCGCCCAAAGTGGCGTGTCTGGGAGCCGTTCCACTCCTACCCTCTTCTGATTGGCCGCCGGGGCAGCGCCGCGTCCAGTGATTGGCCCAAG aTCGATCTTTCCCACTTGTCCCCAGAGGAGAGATGGAG GGTGGAGCATGTACGGATGCATGCCAAGCACCGTGGGCACGAGGCGATGCATGCCGAAATGGTCCTCATCCTCATTGCCACACTTGTggtggcacagctcctgctggttCAGTGGAAGCAGCGGCACCCTCGCTCCTACAAC ATGGTGACCCTCTTCCAGATGTGGGTAGTGCCTCTGTATTTCACTATCAAGCTGAACTGGTGGCGGTTCCTGGTGATCTGGGTGCTCTTCTCAGCAGTCACAGCTTTTGTCACCTTCCGGGCAACTCGAAAGCCTCTGGTACAGACAACACCCAG ACTGGTTTATAAATGGTTTTTACTAATATACAAGATCAGCTATGCTACTGGGATCGTGGGGTACATGGCTGTCATGTTTACGCTTTTTGGACTTAACCTATTATTCAG AATCAAACCAGAAGATGCAATGGACTTTGGCATCTCCCTCCTCTTCTACGGTCTTTACTACGGAGTGCTGGAACGGGACTTTGCTGAGATGTGTGCGGATTACATGGCCTCAACCATCGGG TTCCCCTTAACATGCCACTCCCCAGGTTTCATGAGTTCTGCATCCGGGGCTGGTGCATTGTTGGGAAGAAGCAGACGTGTCCATACTGCAAAGAGAAGGTGGATCTCAAGAGGATGTTCAGTAATCC ctgggagaggCCGCACGTCATGTACGGGCAGCTGTTGGACTGGCTGCGCTACTTGGTGGCCTGGCAGCCGGTGA
- the RNF121 gene encoding RING finger protein 121 isoform X4, with the protein MAAVLEVEVGGPVEREAEEIDLSHLSPEERWRVEHVRMHAKHRGHEAMHAEMVLILIATLVVAQLLLVQWKQRHPRSYNMVTLFQMWVVPLYFTIKLNWWRFLVIWVLFSAVTAFVTFRATRKPLVQTTPRLVYKWFLLIYKISYATGIVGYMAVMFTLFGLNLLFRIKPEDAMDFGISLLFYGLYYGVLERDFAEMCADYMASTIGFYSASGMPTKHLSDSVCAVCGQQIFVDVNEEGIIENTYRLSCNHVFHEFCIRGWCIVGKKQTCPYCKEKVDLKRMFSNPWERPHVMYGQLLDWLRYLVAWQPVIIGLVQGINYILGLE; encoded by the exons ATGGCggctgtgctggaggtggaGGTTGGCGGCCCCGTTGAGCGTGAGGCAGAGGAG aTCGATCTTTCCCACTTGTCCCCAGAGGAGAGATGGAG GGTGGAGCATGTACGGATGCATGCCAAGCACCGTGGGCACGAGGCGATGCATGCCGAAATGGTCCTCATCCTCATTGCCACACTTGTggtggcacagctcctgctggttCAGTGGAAGCAGCGGCACCCTCGCTCCTACAAC ATGGTGACCCTCTTCCAGATGTGGGTAGTGCCTCTGTATTTCACTATCAAGCTGAACTGGTGGCGGTTCCTGGTGATCTGGGTGCTCTTCTCAGCAGTCACAGCTTTTGTCACCTTCCGGGCAACTCGAAAGCCTCTGGTACAGACAACACCCAG ACTGGTTTATAAATGGTTTTTACTAATATACAAGATCAGCTATGCTACTGGGATCGTGGGGTACATGGCTGTCATGTTTACGCTTTTTGGACTTAACCTATTATTCAG AATCAAACCAGAAGATGCAATGGACTTTGGCATCTCCCTCCTCTTCTACGGTCTTTACTACGGAGTGCTGGAACGGGACTTTGCTGAGATGTGTGCGGATTACATGGCCTCAACCATCGGG TTTTACAGTGCCTCAGGGATGCCCACCAAGCACCTCTCTGACAGCGTCTGTGCCGTCTGTGGCCAGCAGATCTTCGTGGATGTCAATGAGGAAGGGATTATCGAGAACACCTACCGCCTCTCCTGCAACCACGT GTTTCATGAGTTCTGCATCCGGGGCTGGTGCATTGTTGGGAAGAAGCAGACGTGTCCATACTGCAAAGAGAAGGTGGATCTCAAGAGGATGTTCAGTAATCC ctgggagaggCCGCACGTCATGTACGGGCAGCTGTTGGACTGGCTGCGCTACTTGGTGGCCTGGCAGCCGGTGATCATCGGACTGGTCCAGGGAATCAACTACATCCTCGGGCTGGAGTAA
- the RNF121 gene encoding RING finger protein 121 isoform X3, producing MRPKWRVWEPFHSYPLLIGRRGSAASSDWPKIDLSHLSPEERWRVEHVRMHAKHRGHEAMHAEMVLILIATLVVAQLLLVQWKQRHPRSYNMVTLFQMWVVPLYFTIKLNWWRFLVIWVLFSAVTAFVTFRATRKPLVQTTPRLVYKWFLLIYKISYATGIVGYMAVMFTLFGLNLLFRIKPEDAMDFGISLLFYGLYYGVLERDFAEMCADYMASTIGFYSASGMPTKHLSDSVCAVCGQQIFVDVNEEGIIENTYRLSCNHVYPSLQFPLTCHSPGFMSSASGAGALLGRSRRVHTAKRRWISRGCSVIPGRGRTSCTGSCWTGCATWWPGSR from the exons ATGCGCCCAAAGTGGCGTGTCTGGGAGCCGTTCCACTCCTACCCTCTTCTGATTGGCCGCCGGGGCAGCGCCGCGTCCAGTGATTGGCCCAAG aTCGATCTTTCCCACTTGTCCCCAGAGGAGAGATGGAG GGTGGAGCATGTACGGATGCATGCCAAGCACCGTGGGCACGAGGCGATGCATGCCGAAATGGTCCTCATCCTCATTGCCACACTTGTggtggcacagctcctgctggttCAGTGGAAGCAGCGGCACCCTCGCTCCTACAAC ATGGTGACCCTCTTCCAGATGTGGGTAGTGCCTCTGTATTTCACTATCAAGCTGAACTGGTGGCGGTTCCTGGTGATCTGGGTGCTCTTCTCAGCAGTCACAGCTTTTGTCACCTTCCGGGCAACTCGAAAGCCTCTGGTACAGACAACACCCAG ACTGGTTTATAAATGGTTTTTACTAATATACAAGATCAGCTATGCTACTGGGATCGTGGGGTACATGGCTGTCATGTTTACGCTTTTTGGACTTAACCTATTATTCAG AATCAAACCAGAAGATGCAATGGACTTTGGCATCTCCCTCCTCTTCTACGGTCTTTACTACGGAGTGCTGGAACGGGACTTTGCTGAGATGTGTGCGGATTACATGGCCTCAACCATCGGG TTTTACAGTGCCTCAGGGATGCCCACCAAGCACCTCTCTGACAGCGTCTGTGCCGTCTGTGGCCAGCAGATCTTCGTGGATGTCAATGAGGAAGGGATTATCGAGAACACCTACCGCCTCTCCTGCAACCACGTGTATCCTTCTCTGCAG TTCCCCTTAACATGCCACTCCCCAGGTTTCATGAGTTCTGCATCCGGGGCTGGTGCATTGTTGGGAAGAAGCAGACGTGTCCATACTGCAAAGAGAAGGTGGATCTCAAGAGGATGTTCAGTAATCC ctgggagaggCCGCACGTCATGTACGGGCAGCTGTTGGACTGGCTGCGCTACTTGGTGGCCTGGCAGCCGGTGA
- the RNF121 gene encoding RING finger protein 121 isoform X2: MRPKWRVWEPFHSYPLLIGRRGSAASSDWPKIDLSHLSPEERWRVEHVRMHAKHRGHEAMHAEMVLILIATLVVAQLLLVQWKQRHPRSYNMVTLFQMWVVPLYFTIKLNWWRFLVIWVLFSAVTAFVTFRATRKPLVQTTPRLVYKWFLLIYKISYATGIVGYMAVMFTLFGLNLLFRIKPEDAMDFGISLLFYGLYYGVLERDFAEMCADYMASTIGFYSASGMPTKHLSDSVCAVCGQQIFVDVNEEGIIENTYRLSCNHVFHEFCIRGWCIVGKKQTCPYCKEKVDLKRMFSNPWERPHVMYGQLLDWLRYLVAWQPVIIGLVQGINYILGLE; encoded by the exons ATGCGCCCAAAGTGGCGTGTCTGGGAGCCGTTCCACTCCTACCCTCTTCTGATTGGCCGCCGGGGCAGCGCCGCGTCCAGTGATTGGCCCAAG aTCGATCTTTCCCACTTGTCCCCAGAGGAGAGATGGAG GGTGGAGCATGTACGGATGCATGCCAAGCACCGTGGGCACGAGGCGATGCATGCCGAAATGGTCCTCATCCTCATTGCCACACTTGTggtggcacagctcctgctggttCAGTGGAAGCAGCGGCACCCTCGCTCCTACAAC ATGGTGACCCTCTTCCAGATGTGGGTAGTGCCTCTGTATTTCACTATCAAGCTGAACTGGTGGCGGTTCCTGGTGATCTGGGTGCTCTTCTCAGCAGTCACAGCTTTTGTCACCTTCCGGGCAACTCGAAAGCCTCTGGTACAGACAACACCCAG ACTGGTTTATAAATGGTTTTTACTAATATACAAGATCAGCTATGCTACTGGGATCGTGGGGTACATGGCTGTCATGTTTACGCTTTTTGGACTTAACCTATTATTCAG AATCAAACCAGAAGATGCAATGGACTTTGGCATCTCCCTCCTCTTCTACGGTCTTTACTACGGAGTGCTGGAACGGGACTTTGCTGAGATGTGTGCGGATTACATGGCCTCAACCATCGGG TTTTACAGTGCCTCAGGGATGCCCACCAAGCACCTCTCTGACAGCGTCTGTGCCGTCTGTGGCCAGCAGATCTTCGTGGATGTCAATGAGGAAGGGATTATCGAGAACACCTACCGCCTCTCCTGCAACCACGT GTTTCATGAGTTCTGCATCCGGGGCTGGTGCATTGTTGGGAAGAAGCAGACGTGTCCATACTGCAAAGAGAAGGTGGATCTCAAGAGGATGTTCAGTAATCC ctgggagaggCCGCACGTCATGTACGGGCAGCTGTTGGACTGGCTGCGCTACTTGGTGGCCTGGCAGCCGGTGATCATCGGACTGGTCCAGGGAATCAACTACATCCTCGGGCTGGAGTAA
- the RNF121 gene encoding RING finger protein 121 isoform X5 gives MRPKWRVWEPFHSYPLLIGRRGSAASSDWPKIDLSHLSPEERWRVEHVRMHAKHRGHEAMHAEMVLILIATLVVAQLLLVQWKQRHPRSYNMVTLFQMWVVPLYFTIKLNWWRFLVIWVLFSAVTAFVTFRATRKPLVQTTPRLVYKWFLLIYKISYATGIVGYMAVMFTLFGLNLLFRIKPEDAMDFGISLLFYGLYYGVLERDFAEMCADYMASTIGFYSASGMPTKHLSDSVCAVCGQQIFVDVNEEGIIENTYRLSCNHVYPSLQLPLLSHGAAPQFLPAFDKSAVTHLARPWQIFWWK, from the exons ATGCGCCCAAAGTGGCGTGTCTGGGAGCCGTTCCACTCCTACCCTCTTCTGATTGGCCGCCGGGGCAGCGCCGCGTCCAGTGATTGGCCCAAG aTCGATCTTTCCCACTTGTCCCCAGAGGAGAGATGGAG GGTGGAGCATGTACGGATGCATGCCAAGCACCGTGGGCACGAGGCGATGCATGCCGAAATGGTCCTCATCCTCATTGCCACACTTGTggtggcacagctcctgctggttCAGTGGAAGCAGCGGCACCCTCGCTCCTACAAC ATGGTGACCCTCTTCCAGATGTGGGTAGTGCCTCTGTATTTCACTATCAAGCTGAACTGGTGGCGGTTCCTGGTGATCTGGGTGCTCTTCTCAGCAGTCACAGCTTTTGTCACCTTCCGGGCAACTCGAAAGCCTCTGGTACAGACAACACCCAG ACTGGTTTATAAATGGTTTTTACTAATATACAAGATCAGCTATGCTACTGGGATCGTGGGGTACATGGCTGTCATGTTTACGCTTTTTGGACTTAACCTATTATTCAG AATCAAACCAGAAGATGCAATGGACTTTGGCATCTCCCTCCTCTTCTACGGTCTTTACTACGGAGTGCTGGAACGGGACTTTGCTGAGATGTGTGCGGATTACATGGCCTCAACCATCGGG TTTTACAGTGCCTCAGGGATGCCCACCAAGCACCTCTCTGACAGCGTCTGTGCCGTCTGTGGCCAGCAGATCTTCGTGGATGTCAATGAGGAAGGGATTATCGAGAACACCTACCGCCTCTCCTGCAACCACGTGTATCCTTCTCTGCAG ctccctctgctgaGTCATGGAGCTGCACCTCAGTTTTTACCTGCTTTTGACAAATCTGCTGTGACCCATCTGGCTCGCCCCTGGCAGATATTCTGGTGGAAGTGA